In Neodiprion pinetum isolate iyNeoPine1 chromosome 6, iyNeoPine1.2, whole genome shotgun sequence, one genomic interval encodes:
- the LOC124220848 gene encoding farnesol dehydrogenase-like produces the protein MDRWAGKVAVVTGASSGIGAAIVEGLVEAGVQVVGLARRLEKLQALAASLEGTPGKLYPRKCDVRKEEELLDAFKWVKAELGGVDILVNNAGISNSKKIIDADVDSLRSILEVNVLAMAIATREAVASMKSRDVEGYIVNINSVAGHIIPTFDGFASSIYVPSKHAVTALTETVRMELATDPKNKIKITSISPGFVETDIMQAGDFPNADKFFQSTPHLDVKDVVNAVSYVLGTRNIVQVTEIIIRPGGEST, from the exons ATGGATCGTTGGGCCGGAAAAGTCGCCGTGGTAACTGGAGCGAGCTCAGGAATCGGTGCCGCGATTGTCGAGGGCCTCGTCGAGGCCGGAGTTCAGGTCGTGGGACTGGCGAGGCGTTTGGAAAAGCTGCAAGCTTTGGCGGCGAGCCTCGAAGGGACTCCGGGGAAGCTTTACCCGAGAAAGTGCGACGTCCGGAAGGAAGAAGAGCTGCTGGATGCCTTCAAATGGGTGAAGGCCGAGCTCGGGGGCGTCGACATTCTCGTGAACAACGCCGGTATCTCtaattccaaaaaaatcatAG ACGCTGACGTCGATTCCCTTCGCAGTATTCTTGAAGTGAATGTACTCGCTATGGCCATAGCCACCAGAGAAGCCGTCGCTTCGATGAAGAGCCGTGACGTCGAAGGTTACATCGTAAACATCAATAG CGTTGCCGGGCACATAATTCCCACCTTTGATGGTTTTGCATCAAGTATATATGTACCCAGTAAACACGCCGTCACTGCGCTGACTGAAACGGTCCGAATGGAGCTCGCCACCGACCccaagaataaaataaaaataacg AGCATCAGTCCTGGATTCGTTGAGACGGATATTATGCAAGCGGGAGATTTTCCCAATGCTGATAAGTTCTTCCAATCAACCCCCCACCTTGATGTCAAGGATGTGGTTAACGCCGTATCTTACGTTCTGGGAACCCGAAATATTGTTCAG GTGACAGAAATCATTATTCGCCCTGGTGGCGAATCGACTTAG
- the LOC138190320 gene encoding farnesol dehydrogenase-like codes for MIFKEWRYTQRRISLIVARNMDRWVNKVAVVTGASSGIGAAIAEAFLKEGLIVVGVARRLENLEALSVSNQEAKGKFYARQCDITNTEELLKTLKWVDNELGGIDILVNNAAIWSVKRVIDGNVEEFRKLLDLNVLATAVCVREAVDSMQRRNVAGHIININSMDGHWLPFMGNASLYPATKFAITIMTETVRRELAVANSRIKITSVSPGFVKTDIMRASGVPNPEHFLDNIPHLQPKSIADGVLYVLGTPEDVQVTELSIRPVGENA; via the exons ATGATATTTAAAGAGTGGCGATATACTCAGAGGCGTATCAGTCTGATTGTCGCTCGAAATATGGATCGTTGGGTGAATAAAGTTGCTGTTGTAACGGGTGCGAGTTCAGGAATCGGTGCAGCAATTGCGGAAGCCTTTCTAAAAGAAGGTCTCATCGTTGTTGGCGTTGCCAGAAGGTTAGAGAACCTGGAAGCGTTATCGGTAAGCAATCAGGAAGCAAAAGGGAAGTTCTATGCGAGGCAGTGTGACATAACCAATACCGAGGAACTTCTCAAGACTTTGAAGTGGGTCGATAACGAATTAGGAGGCATTGATATCCTTGTCAACAACGCCGCCATATGGAGCGTCAAACGTGTTATAG ACGGCAACGTTGAAGAGTTCCGGAAGCTACTCGACCTCAACGTCTTGGCAACAGCAGTTTGCGTTCGGGAAGCCGTGGATTCCATGCAGAGGCGTAACGTCGCCGGTCACATCATCAATATAAACAG CATGGACGGACACTGGCTTCCTTTTATGGGAAATGCGAGTCTGTATCCAGCGACTAAATTCGCGATCACGATAATGACCGAGACGGTGAGACGAGAGCTCGCAGTTGCGAATAGCAGGATAAAAATTACG aGCGTCAGTCCAGGATTCGTGAAGACGGACATCATGCGGGCATCTGGGGTCCCCAACCCCGAACATTTTCTAGACAATATTCCTCATCTTCAGCCAAAAAGTATAGCTGATGGTGTTCTCTACGTTTTGGGTACACCAGAGGATGTTCAG GTGACGGAATTGTCGATACGTCCAGTTGGTGAAAATGCATAA